The following is a genomic window from Podarcis raffonei isolate rPodRaf1 chromosome 5, rPodRaf1.pri, whole genome shotgun sequence.
catgtcctttcagaaaaaaacaaatataCCTTTTCTCAATTTAAAGCtccacatttttgttgttgtgataGTTTTCTCCTTTACCTTCCAGAAGGGAAGCGAGATTACTGCAAAATTGCAGGTATCACGTGGTCCAAGTTGTTCAAGAAGGAAGAATAACTCATCACTGTGATTTTGGGGTATACCTGAATCCTTAACAAACTCCACACCACTGGAACAGATAACAGCTGTGCGTGCTATATGCTGGCTGTTTTTTAATCACCATATGCAAATAATCAACATTATCTCACAATGCAAGCACAGTTGAGACAAACTAGCCATTGTACATAATATTATTTATCCATCCTTCTTGAGCTGCTTTTTCCAGCCTTTAGCTGAGAAATGCAAAGCTGGAGACAGATGATCATCTTTAACAAATATTGGTATGACAGAGTCAACATGATCCATGATGTATAATTTTTATCTCCCTATTCATTGTCTTTGGTCAAACAACATTTGCATGTTTTTGATGTTACATATAAAGCCTGCAAACCCTGGCGTGGATCCAGTTCCCGTGAATGGAGTTCTGCCCAGGGGATACTCACAAAGGAGGGAGAGGTGATTTTCATGGTTCTTCCTTCCCCTCTGCAAAACCATGCCAAGAAGTTGGGTGACCCTCCTTAACAGTGTGGGAGGTGGCATGGGGAGATGTAGAGGGAATAAACGAAATCTGCCTTCCTCCGGTGTGAGCCTCCACTGGATCTCAATCCCTTCTGCAATGGGAAGAAGCCCTTtcattcatagaattgcagagctggaagggacctcaagggcttACTACtacaaccacctgcaatgcagaaatcctacCCACAGCCACCCCTGGGTGGGCTCATGAAAGGAACACTCTGGATCCAAACCGCCTGCATTATCAGAGAGGATAGTGATGATATTGTGTGCATCACAGGCAACGATGGCTCTACCAGCTTCCTGGGGGGAAATATTGTCCGTCTCCCAACTCAAAGCTGCTTTAAGGGGCACCcacattcacattttatactggaCGGCATCTCGGTGCTGACAGAGAACAGACATCTCAAACCAGATAAAAGTTCAGTATAAAATTACACCAAATTGCTTTTAGTGCTTTGCAGTCCTAGGaatctttccttaaaaaaaaaaagtttttctttttacatCTGGTTTTCCTGATTGTTAATGTCTAACATCTAATAGCTTAGCCAATGAAAAATAAGCCTTATTTTCGTTTCATGAGTGAATCAAACTATACTGATGTCTCCTAGACATTTTGTGCCTCAATTTAAGCATTCATTGCTTACCATCAGGATAAGATAGATGACTTCAGAGGGACTCGTATGAAGCGCAGAGGCAGTAGTGTACAATTCAAAAGCAACTGGAACAGGTGTACTACTCTTGAAATTTACTTGTGGATCACACCTTACCAAAATAATACCCATTACTTTTCATCTGCCTTTGTAAGAAACAattctttgcttgctgcaactgaGGAACAGAACAGCACATTCCTTCCTTGACAGTAGTTATAAGGTTCTGTAAAGATGCAGTTAAAGATTTTAAATCCTTCATAAATATTGTGCGGAGCAGAGTGACTACCCTGttgataacaaaacaaaacaaaacaaaacaaaaaatcatcgTTCACCTGGAAGGCCATATAGGCAATTTCACAGACTTTTAGTACGTGAGCAGAAATTCCAGTGCAGGGCTACTCTTAGTACTTCATAACATTGATTGCAGTGCCACAGAAGTGTGAAACCCAGGTGACCATCACCACAGTAAACCTCCTCCACATCCTCCTTTTCTCATTAggatagctcccccccccaacgttAAGAAAAATGACTGGCCACTGCTAAATATCAAATCAAACAAGATAGGTAAGTGACAAAAAAGATAGAATAAAATATTGCAACATGTACGAATATATtaaactttttcttctttcagaCTGTACATTCCCATtctacttctttttcttctcctgagcaCAGCGAGGACAAAACCTAAGGGTTAAAAAAAGAATCACTGTGTTCAGTTCAATGCATTACTTTGGGAATACGTCACATTTGGGAAAAATAAAACTCAAGAATTATACATTTAACTTCCTGGTTCTAGTATTTACCGTGTTTTGAACAGCACCTCcgatcagctgcagccagcatagcCATGCTGCTGTGGCttttgggaactgtggtccaaaacatttggaagacacaaggttggcaaaggctgccccaCCCCTTTATATAAGCTTGCTGTCTCTTTTAGATTGTGAGCCTTCGGTCAAGGACCTTTGTGCTTTTGTTATGGTAAAGTGAAGAAAGTATCAATGAAGAAAATTAAGTGAAGAAAACACAAGTGTAGAAAGTTATTATTCATGACACCTACCATTTCCCTTTGGGTTTCGTGGTGAGGTCCACACAAGCAAAATGGAACCATTCGATTGGgcactatattttggggaagagTAAAAGATGTTTTTTCTTAGAGAGCTTGATAACATTAATTTATCTTATCAGATTTAACAGAAATGGGAGCCTGGTTGGTACCTGGCATGTCACAATCGAAGGGGCATATACTGCACATCACATAGGAAACTTCATGAGCCCTTTGTTGCTTGTGAAGTGCCCAAATTTTGCAGACACAGGATGCACTACTCACTGCAAATGGCCCGTAAAGCATGATGTAAACgattatcattattactattaacatttgtataatgcccttcatctgaagattccaGGATGGGAAAATAGAAGCAAGTTAGCTTGGGGTGTAGACGTGACCTCAGGGTTGTATATGTATGAAAGGTGCACAAACAACTTCAAATATGGAGTGAAGTATCAAATCCAGTGAGTCCTAAGATCCAGATCCaccttttcatttaaaatatataagcTACGATTTTTTGCTGTAGAAAAGTGCTTTCAAATTTGTGCTCAGAAACCAGGGGAAGTCTGGAAGCAGCTTCTATTGGTCACTTGGATGGGGTTCTTTCCCCTTGCATAGTTCCGTTCTTTCTAAAGGAAGCACCTTCACGCAGAATTTGAGGAGGGAAGCGTGTGTATGGCCACATTGGGTTATCTCAGTACTTACATCAGGATTGTCGCAGCCGATCATTTCTCCATAGGATACTTGGTGACACAAACAATACGTTGGTTCGTTGGGATCCACCGGCATATCTAGGACATCTGAAGGATGAACCGACAGGATGGTATCAGCTAATTCAGACCTGCAATGGGAGCAACGTGAACAAATATTGAGTAAATGCCAGTGATTCTGGCATGGTAAAAAAATTATCTCCAGTTTGAAACTAACTAGAACTATTTGGGAGGTCGGTTAGTTTGAAGAGTACCAAGACAGCAAAAGTGGAGAAAGTATAAAGCATGTGAAACTAAGCATGCGAAAAAATCTGGTTACTATGGCACATtggcagaaaaaaaaaattcaaatggaAGCTGCTCTGAACAAGCTAACTGCAGACTGCAGTCACTTACCTTcgttttggtttcttttttacTGGGACATCTTCTTCGGATGTTCGCCGGCCCCGACCCCGAGAGCTTTTCTTATCCTTTGGAGTTCGCCCCTCTGAAAGACAGTTATTTCTGGTTAACTACACCATAAGAAGAAAAACCAGAGGTtttatactatacagtggtacctctggttacaaacttaattgattctggaggtccgttcttaacctgaaaccgttcttaacctgaggtaccactttagctaatggggcctcacactgccgccacgtgatttctgttctcatcctgaggtaaagttcttaacctgaggtactacttccgtgttagcggagtctgtaacccaaagtgtttgtaacccaaggtgtttgtaacgcgaggtaccattTCAATTATTCTGAAGCACCATAATGATTCAAAAAtgattaatttttcttttttctctcatcTATTCTTCCAGACTTTATATAAATTGGAAAGTGATCCTTGTTCAGAAACCATTTGCCAATGCAACCTCTGATGTAGCTATACACTGAAAAAATCCTACAACTTTATCCAGCACAACTTCCCCTATTATCTGAACCTGACATTTGTAAAATTTGTAACTAACCAAAATCACTAAGATATTACCTGTTGGACAACAATCTTATGTATCTTTTTGTACGATTGTTCAAGTAACTTGGCTGTAAGCTGGGGCATTAAGATAAATAACAATGTATTCTACTTGTACATTCAAGAAGTGTCTAACAGTAAAATCCTATAcaggtttacttagaagtaagaccCACCAAGTCAAATGAGGTTTACTCCTTGTAAAATACATTGAAGATTGTACCTAATAAACTAATGTTTGATAAATTTGCTTCTGACAATACTTCAAATGAAAATAGCTCATATATACATACCTTCAAATCACCCTAAGCTGTTTATATgtataatcattttaaaaaatactactaCAGTTTTACCCTGTTAACATTGTGCACCAGACTCTTATTTTAATAGAATTTTTGTTCTATATATGATCTTATAACAAATATATAATTTCAGAGGAACAAAATGTAATCCACAGGCAAACTGCTTTATCAAAAAAACTTACTAAGAGAAGCTAAAGGATTAGAAAATGGGTTTGGAGAAACTTGGTACTACTTTATTTTCTGTATGAGTAAGAACTCTGGAAGCCACTGTCAATGCACAATACCTTGTGGAAGAATTTACACAGGTTATAAAGCAAAACTGGACCAGGTGGATTTGTGGTTTGAGGTAGGAGGACTCTTCCTAATATTAACTTAATCAACATAATTTTGCCTGCTTTATGCCAAAATTATGGAAACCATATTGAAGAAAAACTATGGCTCAATTCTGTACAACTAAATGTTTCTCCTCACTGATTTCTCCCTTTGTTCCTCATAGCAGGCATGTATGCTTTTTATATAAGACTCTCATGGTGTATGAGAAACAGCTTTTACTAGGAAAGAAAGGTCTGCCTGGTGCCTTTGTTGGTATCTTTCTGGCACCAGGTAATGCcttattttccccaccccccaggctTTCGATAGACTCACTTAAGATGTTTGCTTTGGTACTAGTGTGTGCCAAAGCTTCCTGTAGCTGTTATGGGggatgttttgttctgttttttatgGTATAATGTATTAGtatttatgttttaaaagttttgtAAGTCTaatagatgataataataacaaattaaaaAGTATATAGAAGGATTTCCTCACAGTGAGATGACACTATTCATAATGTACACACTTTTTAGGTTTTGCGTTGCAGGGTTTTCAAAGTCACTGCCTTCCAACTTATCCTTCAGATCAGCTTCAAATCGTGCCAGGTCAGCATCCAGCCGTCGAATGTGCTTATCTACCTACATCAGAAAGAGAGACCACACAGCTAAAGAAAACAAAATCCAATAATATCTCTAGAAATCATCGGATTCAACTTGCTATCTTCCTTTTCTGGTATTTATCACTTCAATGCACCTCAACCCACCTCTCTCATCTGAACTGTGGTTGGTGTGTGCGTTAAACACAGCCGCTCACAGACCATTTAGGGAGCAGAGGGAGGGACAGAGCAGAAAAACCAGCAACCATAGGAAGGTGGTCAATACAAACCACACAGTCCCTCTGTAGTCTTGAGACTCTTCCAGACAGTTCCtactttcaggtgggattcaatcacagaccagcaaattcaggttgcaaaatatagttgattgggaggtcttgtgaAAGAAACCTGCTTCCCCCAAAGCTCAGATTTTtggtgataaggaaagtgaca
Proteins encoded in this region:
- the ING5 gene encoding inhibitor of growth protein 5, with amino-acid sequence MAAAALYLEHYLDSIENLPCELQRNFQLMRELDQRTEDKKAEIDSLAAQYISTVRSLSSEQRVEILQKIQNAYARCKEYSDDKVQLAMQTYEMVDKHIRRLDADLARFEADLKDKLEGSDFENPATQNLKKGRTPKDKKSSRGRGRRTSEEDVPVKKKPKRRSELADTILSVHPSDVLDMPVDPNEPTYCLCHQVSYGEMIGCDNPDCPIEWFHFACVDLTTKPKGKWFCPRCAQEKKKK